The DNA region TTTCCAGTCAGAAAGCTTCCCCACCTTGCCTGATGACAGCAGAGAGGTTGGCAATGACTTAGAAGAGCTCATGCCCTTGACTGAGACAAGTTTAAGGCCCTGGACCAGGTTAGCAAATGCCTACTAGAGAAGCTGTTTTGCCTGATGGCTGGATGACTGACCTTTCCACTGTAGACCTTGCACACTCCAGGCTGTCAGCAGATGAGGGCTGGATGCTGGACTGCTCAGCTGTGAAAGCTGCTTGTCTGCTCAGACCCAGAAACCaacccctccccagctccctaAGGAGTAAccaacccctccccttcctcccttacaTAGAGCATGCTTCACTCAGGGCTTTACGTCAGGGGACTCAATGCTACCAACTTATTTCTTTCATACAACTGCCTTCCAGCTTTGGCCACAGTCTGGTCAGTCTACCTGGCCAGACGGCAAACCACTGAGAAACCTGAGAGGTACCTGGGATGGGGCAGAGATGAGAAGAAATCTTCCAGGGCTCCCTGAACTTAGCTTCCGAAAAGGGCTGAGGTTGGGGAAAGGAAAGTGGGCAAGAGTTTTTGGATGGTGAGTCATTGGCTCCTTTTGAAGAAGCCAGGATCTTAGGCTTCTCTCAGATACAACACAGTCCCACTCTAcacaccttcttctctctcacccACATGTCCACATTCTTCTTGCTGCATTCCTCcaccttctgtaaagccagtctAAGAGAGAAAACCTGGAATATTGAATTTCAGATTCTGCTGGGGCTAGCAGGGATCTGGGGTTTGCCCAGCAGGGTAGCATGACCAGAAGCTTACAGCTAGCTTTTTCCTACTTATACACAGTTTGGGGGACTCCTTGCTTTCTCAGAGGACTGTGTGAGGCAGCTTACATAAGACCCTGTACACAAagcccagggcacacacaggtgtACGTATCAGCATATGATAGCAAGAATTCACAAGGATGCACACCAAGCCAACCACAAGAGTTAGCTCAGGGACAGCATGACAGCATAACTTTGGGGGACAAGGCACTTTGTTAGCTACACCtataatgtttctattttttaggaAAATATCAAGTAATATTTGTGCAatccaacattttaaaaaatgcaatgtgATGGCACACAGTACATGCACCAGAGAAAGTAATGGTCAAAATTGACTGACTTTTATGCAGAAGACTTTTCCACAGAGGGCATGCCCTAAAGGCCAGACTTGTATAACCAAGGCAAAGCCAGCCCTTCAGGAAGCAATCAGGCCAGAATTGTTCTCTGAGGACCATGGTCTGAGGGAGGCTCTCTGGTCAACAATTTACTTCTTCTGGGTGCTATGGATATGCCAGGCAATGAAAGCTAACCCCAGCCTTCAAGAAGCTCCTGATCCAATTGGAGGACTGGCTCTATATCCCTTTAACACCAAGCCTGGGCAACCCATGGGAACTTTCACAGAGGAACAATAAACAACATGCTGTAGAATAACCCCCTTTATCACCCCCTTAACTATAAATAAGTCTGACCTTCTTCCTTTACTTGTCCATTTGTAAATTCCAGGCTTATTTGGGAGAAGGTTGGACTCTTGCTAGAAAGCTTGGGCAAAGCCAAGGCAGCTTGGCAGGGAAATAATATGAAGGAGCAGACATTCCAGACAGATCCTATCCAGAGAGTCAGGCAGGAAGAACCAGCCACCACAATAAAGACCCTCACAGGTCCCTGAAAAGGGAGCCTAATGCCTGTCACCCCGGCTGCAGTGGGGGCCATCATAGGGCAGCTCTACTCTGGTTTCCCTCTGGAGGACCCTGGAGATGAAGACAGGAAGGGCTAGGAACAGCCAGTCACACTTCAGGATGGGTGGagaaacagccagggccaagcaaGGACTGCTCCTTAGCTCTGCCAGACCAGGAGGCATCTCTCCAAGGGGCCACAACACTGTTTGTTTGCATCTCAGCTAAATTGCTCCCAAAGGTGAACCTTTGTTTCACAACATATTTTCAACCAGACTTTTTCTGCAAACATGTTTGTGTCTATTCTCACAAATATGCACCCATGTCCCAAAGGCAGGACTTCCCCTACCCCCAAATagccttctcttcctcttaacTTCCCTTAGTGGTCCGGGTGGAACAAAAGAATGGGACAGCTTGAGGAGGGCTACTCAAGGGCAAGCTTCCTGGCATCCTTAGCTCCAATCAATTCTACTTTGCTTGGCTTAGTTTCCATGTCATCAAAAGCAGTAGGAGTTTGGGGTTGGTAGCAGGAAGCTACGCATGCTGCCTCTCACTGAACCTGAACACTAGGATGCTTCCCTTAATTAGTTCCCACACGTTGGATCTGTCCTGAGACTGTCAGGAGTGGAGGCATGTCTTGAGAAGATGTACTGCCATCTTCCTCCTAGCTCTCCAGTGATTCCAAGGGATCCAAGGCTCAtttggaggggacagagaggattgaggtttttttccccacttctctTGTTTCTTGGAAGTATTACAAGCCCCATAAAATCAGGAGTAGAAAAAACACATCATTATATAGGGGTCATGAAGGACCAGCGGGGGGGTAGAAGAGAAGCAGAGCAGGGTTGAGAACTcaagtctctccctctctcccttccttcaccCTCCTTAACTcactctttttccctctcctctgtctctatcacacacagattcatgtttattttgtatcttgtgactaactgttgggcagataaaatatattatgctcacttcgttaaagatggcactgcccatgtggaagcctgtcgcccaggagataatattaattgcctttcttgcttgggatgggtgtgattatgttaatatgtgttgggggagggcttttgcaccaaagggttttaaaagaaagagagatcactttgttccaggagaagagtgattacattctaggaggagcccatgctagaggagagcagagaaaggccacatggaggagaggagaggcagccaagatggcagaatgctgaaggagaagctagtttgtgcagagtttgtgtgagagaaggagatgggaaacagaggtgaataaggctagtgagctagaaacctttgattctaggaaactcggataagtcagtagctttgtgagcactgaatgagtgggttttgaagcccagtttgtgtttttacttgcccaccaggtgcaagctaggattaaaggtaatggcccaccagttcttggctccgttgtttcactaccatctgcctgaatttaatgtgaacctgcatgggccaggtggctgtgatggtggccgtgcctactggctttacactaacaCACTCTCTTCTTTATAATGGAGAAATTCTGGGGGTTGGAGATGGTCTGGTTAGCCACTAAAACCAATAGGAATGTTCTGAGTCCCTTCCCCCAAGAGACatgcttttatctttttgtcCCAGGGAAGGAATAGCATCTCTTTCAAAGGCTTCTTACACCTAATATATGTGCCCTGTGTTTAGGCCCCAAGCAGTGATACTCTTGTTTGCTCATGCTGAGTTCCACTTCCCTACCCAATAATCCATCCTGTTTGAAGTGAGTGTTACAGTTCTATGGACTGGGTGAATGAATTTTAAAGCCCCTTTATGTAGCCTCCCATCCATCTTTCAGAGATGAGTTGGtgctgtagtaaggtaccaaaaagctgcaaaattaatattgatattcaaGGAGGAAATGTCAGGCTTTACTGTCCTGCCCTTCCtttgggaaggggagggagaagaatgtagaagtttctggcttgcaaggacagtgggtcatttagttttaaaactaaaataaaggataaccgagaaacttctctttcaatgggagacagaatttgcataccaccctacattgatcgtacttcctccccccttcctggaatcctgagaataacatacctctaggcaaaggagggaagatgaaccctgaaagattgtaaatgtctttgattgtgttaccttgaaagtcttaatgttcttGTGTATCCCcaaaacaaatgttgtaagcttgtaccatgatgtcatgctctcctcaGCTCGTGTGTGATCaagagtatataaccagcccctgggatgtatttggtgcacatgatttgggtctgcaaatgccccatgtcagccatatgtggccggcatatttaataaatatatttctttaataaaacttttcaaaattcatctggacttggtttctctacataaacctgcagaagtgaggtacagtacttttcagcatctggggtatgctactttacaacagtGCCTCATCCACAGCAAGTCTGAAGAAGGACTCAGGAGAAAAATCTTAGACTCAGACCTGTACTGGTCTTTCTGGACAATCCCAGGGCTATGTTTCCCTCCCTGGGACCCAATTTCCCCCTGAGCAAATAATAAGTTTTCTGGTCCCTTACAAGAGAATTCATTTTATTGAGTCTCTGCAACATATGGCCCAGACAAGCTGTTGCAGAAATATTTTCCCACAGAGACTTCCTGACCTGAGCTCAACAAGAAGTACCCGAAAACCCTACCCCAAAGGAGGGCTCTGCCTCCTGGACTGGGAAAAATGGCATGTAGAGGAAAGTGGGAATCAGAGCCCCACAAGAGTTCTGGATTCAAAAAGCTCAGCCACCACAGTTTGCCTCTATCATTGAACTTTTATTGAATATCTCTATGCAAAGTCCTGTGCACAACATGTAAGAAAGATAACAGGAAATCACAGCCAAGCCCCTGCCCCATAGGATGAGACAGAAAAGATGAGATGGTCACTGTGGAGTCCTGATAAACAGGCAAGAAGCATCTGCCACTAATGATACTGTGGGGACCCTATGCCCTGCTCCTTACTTCCAAGGACTGTATCTTATCCCATTCAGATCTTCCTGCAACTCCCAGCAGCTAAGGCTTCCCCCAGCGGAGAGTCCAACCAAAGTTGGAATATGATCCTGCCACTTCCAGAGGTTGTTGGAAGGTAGGAGGAAAGACAAGGGTGGCTCAGGGAAAGAAAGGAataggggaaggaggagagagctcTATTGGCAGGATGGCAGGTAAAGATTTACTGGCGTATCCACAGCCATATGTTGGCGGTGAAGACCGACAGCAGCACAGTAAGGAACACAGCTTCTCTCTGGCGCGTGGTGACTGCATGGTCTTCCAGAGCACATAGACGTCCATTGATCAAACGCAACTGCAGAAAGAACAAGAATAGGCTGGTGAGCCAAGCTGTTCTAGGGAAGCCCATAACCCAGCATTGGGAAAAAGTATGAAATTAGAAGAAGAAAGAGTTTTGCTGCCCTTTTGGAGGCTAAAGTGCCTTTGGGTAAGAGACCAGAGGCCTGGAGTGAGCTGGACTGCCTGTGTTGGCAGATTCGGCTGTCTTATACCTTTCTCTGAATGCATTGAGTTGTCTGCATGAGGCTAACCTTTCTCAGTTGTGCAAAGTGATCAGTTGTGCAAATTTAATTCTGGGGAGGGCTGGCATGATAAAAGCAGCAACAGTGAAGTGAGGGTCCCAAGATGGGGTGACAATCAGGAGCCAGATATGGCCACTAGGTTGATAGCCTTTCATGTCCACATCCATACCAATGGCTGCTGCACTCTCTGCTCACCCAAGAAGACCCTTATTTAAGACCTCAGAGCCACTTTTTCTGCATAGATGCCTCTATCCCCTTATGTTCCCCCTtcatcatctttttctttccatttccctttCCCACACCTTGGAAGAGAGGCAGGCTTAAGGCTGGGCAGCAAAATTAAACTCGGAGCCACAGAGATTGAGAAGTAACAGAGGGGAGCTTGCCCTCACCTTGGCTGCTAGAGGATAAGGTGACTATATTACAGGAATGGCTATGCAACCTCAAGAAAGGAGGATAAATTTATCACTGGTGAGGCCCATCTTCCTCTAAAATACCATGATTCTGCCTCCACCTTCTAAGTGAATCCCGAGCACAATAGACACTCACCTCTCTTCTTATGGCTTTCATCTCACGTCGGCTTGGCTCTTCCACGTCAATATCTGAACTTATATCTGTCGCTGGGTtgctagaaaataataaaagacaacaAGTCAGAGCTGCTGACAGAAAGCACAGGAAGGCCATGAAGGCAAATAGATAAAGTCAGGGTCTTCTCCAGACAGTGACTCTGTCAGTTTCCAGTCTTTTCCTTCCTTGGTAAACAAGTCCTGGGGCTTGAGAGCTGCAAGCCAGCCCAACCCACCTGCAGAGCACTCAGAAACTCAAATGGTTGAAGAGCCAGGAGGTTTAGGGGGTGTAGTGGGAGGCAACAGGTCCCCAACCATTATGTTCAGCTGCTCACAAGGCTTTCCTGGCCAGTCTGCTTTTCAGAACTTCTGGTCCACCCTAGTCCTTCCCCAAAAAGTTCCTCCTTTACTCTTTCAAGATTTCTGGGATCCATCTTACCGGTCATAATGGAATCTCATGCTTTGGAAGCTTCCGGGATAATCCTGGGAAAGAACATCTCCATGACCTTGTTCTCTTGGCATTCTGAATATTGGCAGGTGAGTACCCTAAGTAAAGGAATGATCAGTCAAAGTAATCTTCTCAGTCCCAGCTAATATATGTGGCTGCCCCACACTCTCCATGACCAGTAAGTGGTCCCCCACTCCCTGCCAGGAATCTTATGGTGTCTGATCTTCCAGAATAAGGGGCTAGAACTTTATAATATTAGGGGAGCCTGGCTGCTTGCCACCATTCCACCCACACCATGATCCTCAGTAGATCTTGGCCATCTCAGATTCAGTAATAAGGGTCCCTGTCTTCTGCCAGCACTGTCACATGCAGATATCAGTTGAGTCTCAGCAACCACTGAAGGAGAATGGAAAACCTTGATTTTAGAGTCAAGGAAATTAATTTCTGGAGAGATGATTGCACTTCCCGAAGACAAATGGTAAGTGTCAGAACTCAGAATAGAAGTCTAGCTACTAGGAAACCATagcctctttctccttctctgggTGAGCCCAGCCATCTCTGCGTCTTTCATTTCTATACATTTGCTAATATCTCTCTGGAGTGGATGTCTCTGGTCCAGAGCTCTGGGGCCAGAGGTATCTTATACCTTCAAGAGCTAGTGTGAGCTAGAGAAGTAAAATGTGGCAGACCTgtttgggttcaaatctcagttctGAGTTTCTAGTGCAAGATGAAATATCCTACAAGATGCTTGCTTAATACATAATTATGACATGTCAAGGACCATGTCATCCTCTAAACCCTTACCAATATCAAGTCATTAAATCCTCATTATGACTCTTTgaaacatatattatttattatcacCCCATTTTGAAATATGGGAAAAGTGAGACACAGAAAGTTCAAATAGCTTGCCCATATCACCTAACTGGTAAGTAGTAGAGCAGTAATTTGAACACAAGACATTTTGTTTCAAAGGTTGTACTCTTAACCAATACACTGTGATAGGTCTCATACTTGACGTTCCTTCCCCTTAAGACTCCATTAAAGCAACAGTGAAgacttttaaaatgatataagCCCACAAGGAAGAGGATAATAGAAAAAGCAACGGGGAATGAAAGAGCTCAACAAGATTGTAGAATGcaaaaaatgcaagtaaagaaaGTGGAAGTGAGTGAAACAACCTTCAGTGTGGCTCAGAGGAGGGTGTGAAGCTGAGGAGGGACGCTACCTGGCAGTGCCCAGATAGAGTCTGGACTTGAAGGCTACTGGGACACTAATCTTGAGGATTAGGGTGGAAAACAGGGGCATTAACAGGTATATTATCTACCCCTCCACCCAAACTGGCTAGCAGCCAGGAACTTACTTTCAATCCCAAGCCTGAACTAAATTAACTAGAAAGCAGAGGTGGTAGTGCTGCAAAGTAGAAACCTCTTCATTCTTGCATTTAAGGATACCCCAGTGTAAAAACTAGTTCCTCACCTGCCCCCTCTGTTTGAAGAAAAATCTGCCATCTGACAGGCCTCACCAAAGCTCAGAGTCCTGGGTAGGCCCTTCTATTTGCCTCATTCTTAAAAAGAAAGTAGACATCACAAGTCTCCTGTCACCTGAGAGAGATCTGCAGCCCTCCTCTGTTCTTAAGAAAGCATTAAACTGCAGGCTGGAACAACTTCTGTATGAATGATTTTCATGGGAACTCTGTCATTAAGCTCTATTTGTTGTAATAGTGCAAACCATATCTTTCTCAAAAGTGCATATAGATACCAGTGGTGTGACATTTTTTGTATGAACAGTACTTCACACTCATgcttatttattttcctcttcttcttcagaaacttcaaaaatattaaaaggacaATGGGTGTCAAGAAGACCCCAGCAGGACTATAAAGGGGAAAATGATTGACAGTGTCTCCTAGAACAATTTCCACATCATCCCTTTGATTTTCCTAAAAATTAGCATCAGAAGGACAGAAAgttttatgagattttttaagacaaaataaGGGTGAGGGACTGGTTGTGGTTCTCTCTGATGCAGtaacagttccattttttaaaacatcaaaacAATGGGCAAATAAGTACAactgttaaattaattttcttcatttgaaatatcTAAACTTATTTTTTGAAGTATACTTCTTTGGTCCTaagaagtaaatttaattaaTCCAGAGGTTATATCACAACCACCAACCCCTCAGTTTTAGGGGCGTGAGTGGCTTGCTGCATGGAAACTAACCTGTTGGAGCAGTTTGATTTAGCTTCAGCCTTTAGATGCAAGATGTTAATACAATATTTCtagcttatttttattctcaagCATTCTCTGACTTAggtgctttttttctctttattcactgGGAGTGTAATCATTTCAGCATTTATCTTAATCTATTCCCTAGAACATTTAGGTCTTCCTGCTCTCCAACCTTGTTTTCTTCAGTAACCTTTGAAATAGTGTAACAACCTTTTGTTCTGAAACCTGTGCCCACTCACAGTGAATGTAACTAACAGAATTGGCTACAAAAATACTGGACTCAGAGATTCCCTAGAACAAACAGATCTTTCTCCTCTCCAAAACAGCTGCTTTTTCCCAGtatcttttgcaacaatatggccACTATTTTTTTCTAGACTATTCCTCGACTGGATTTCCTAATGGCTAGGAATCACAGAAACCTCACTTGCTTTATTTTGTCCCAGCCCtaagatatataattttttaaaaacatttatatttttaaatatttatatttatatatttatatgtagaaatatatttttatataatatataaaatataaatatagaagtATAGGTATATTTAGGTATAGAGAgagcaatatatttattttttaataaagggaAGTGTCATTTCACACACAATGGAGTTTTTCAGAACAGAGTGTAAATGTACTCCCCAAGCAATATGTTCTTCAGGACTCTCAAGGTTGAACTCCCATCCTACCAAAAGATGGCTCTGATCTCTTGCTGAATGCCACTGCTCCCAtttatctgcttcttcccccgaAGTCAACATCCCTCCTGCTCAAGCTACCATCATTACTCTTAAGCCCCTATAACCAGCACTCCCAACCTCAACCCAGCTACCACATGCCAAGAGCCCCCAAAGACTACCATTTTCTTGGGCCGGGTGGCAGTCATACTCCAAACTGATTGGCCTGCAGCAGCGCCAGCAGCCTTTGATTCCAAATTCTGTCGCCTCTGAGGGACACCCAGGGACCATGTTCCACGGTCTAGTATATCTGGAGAGAAGAAGAATAAAGGCCTTAGGAACACTCATAGAAGCTTTACCAAGGCTTCATGGGAACAAGGCACACTAGAAAGTAGTTAGGTCCCCAAACTTCTTAGGAATTGTTCAACACCCATTCACTGCTATGCAGTGGCCAACTGAAGGCCTCAGTTTTTTAATCTGTTCAAAAGATTAGCAAGTACTTAAGGCCAAGTTCTGTGTTAAATAACTGAAAAGAGATCAATGACTAAAAGACTAAGATCACAGCAACCAAGAAACTACCTGTGTGTACACAAGGGGGATAAGATTCAAATCAAGAGACACATGTttccaaagttatttttaaaaaaatacaggacAACATAACTTCTAGAAAAGTCAGAGACAACATTGAGACAGAGACACGAACAAGAAAAAAAGCCCAGCcatggaaaatctaaataaatggcATTTCTGGCAGTAGGAAAAGCTAGCACAAGGGCTGTGAGAAAGAACCAGTCTTGGAGTGTTATAAGGACAAGAAAAAATGTAGAGTGGAGTGGGTCACTATGCCACAACATGAAATAGGTTGAGGAGGTAATCTTGATCAGATCTTGTAGATCATAATAAGGAGTTTAGATTTCACTCTAAAAGGCAGGAGAAGGCATTGGAAGGGTAAGAAGAAAAATTGATCGGATTTATCTTAAAAATTGAATCCTCTGAATGTTTTGCAATAATACAGTGGTGGCTTGGACAAAGAGGAAACCAAGGAACCACATCTCATGCTCCCACCCACCTCCCTCATGGGCTGCAAAATATTCAAATCAATTCTTTTCCCTTAGCTTCCTGCCACTCAGGTACAAATCACATGTATGTGCACAGAAAAGCACAGACAATTGCACATACCCATACATGCATtcatgtatataccatatttccccatgtatcatATATgacgctctcatgtataagacacaccttaattttggggcccgaaatttgaaaaaaaaaatgtattacataaagttattgaactcaagttttattcatcataaaattcatacaactcctcatcactgtcaaaactcctatctattagcttgtcttcatctgtgtctgatgacaaatcactgtcttcatatattgcctcgtcctcagttccatctatggcatttaaaatgccacacttcttaaatgacttgacaatcactgtataagacgcacctagtttttagaccccaaattttttgaaaaagtttgcatcttatacatggggaaatatggtatatgagCGTCTGCCTAGCCACACATACACTGTTTCTAACACACATGCACAAGTGCAAACACCCAAGGAAAGAGGACCCTCACCTGCTATCATCAGGTGGTCTTGATTTTGCCCACGGCTATCAGGATCCAGTTCTTCGTCCATAGATATTTCTATCTCCTCCTCGATGCCAGAGGGGGCTCCTGCCATCACAACCAGTTGTTAGCTTGCAAGCTATGGCCACGGACACACAGGGatcaaggaagagaggaagcactcagaaaataaattatttgaggaGCCAGAACTCAAGGAATATATATCCTTGCACAGGGGAGGAGCCAGACTCCCATTTGGACTTAAGCCTTGAACCAGCACCTTCTGTTCCTACTATATCTTGTTGGCTGGGTTAGTAATCTTCTCCCCTGCAATTCTGTAAGCAACATAGAAGAGATAAGGCTCAGAACCTTTGCCTGTGAGAACTTCCCTGGCTCTCAGGTCACCAGGTTTGGCCCTTTGGAGTACAGATGATGTCCACCCTCGATCATTTTTAGATAGAGTCTAGGACTGGCACAAGACCCCAGAATCAGCCATTGGCCAAAGCAGGGTTAGATCACAGGCCTGTCGTGGCTTCAGCAAGCCCAGCTCAGGTTAGAGGCATCCTCTCTACAGAGTATGTCTCGCCTCTCCCATTATGGAGTTCCCAGGCAAGAAAAATAGTCTTTAGGTGCCCTGAGTCAGCCTATTCAAGAACaatgagaacaaaagaaaaaaagagcaggaTAAGAGGAATCTTCCTGTCAACACTGGAGCCTCCAGGGTACCCAGGTCCTGCACACTCTGATCTAAGTTCAAATTCTCCCTCAGCTGTCCCTACTGATTAGACTGCTGTGAGGTTTATGTGGCCACTTGACTAGCCTAGAGTCCCCAGTTATTTCACCAAAAATTAGTCTGGGTGTTGCTGTGAAGATGTTTTGTAGCTGTGGTTAAAATTTACAATCAATGTActttaaggaaagaaaactacTAACCCTcgataatgtgggtgggcctcatccaaccaGTTGGAAGGCCTTAACAGCAAATACTGAAGTTTCCCAGAGAAAAATTCTGTCTCAAGACTGCAGTATCAACTGCTGCTTAAGATTCCACCTTGTCAGTCTGCCCTGCAAATTTTGGTCTTGCCTAGCCTCACAATGGCATAAGCCGATTCCTTAATGTAAATgtctatatacatacacatatgcatgtgcatatacattcattcatttattagttctttttCTCTGAGGAACCCTGGTAAATACAACCACCAAAGGTTGTGTGAGTCAGTGCTTGGAATCCTCAGCTCTTAGGAACAGCCTCAGAGCCTCTGGGGGAAGAAGACACTATTTGAAAAAAGAACCAAGTACACTTGGAGCCCAGTGAGAGGAAAAGATGGGGTGGGGtgtggaaggaggaagggaggaaggaaagggaaaaagagaagaaagggagggaccAGAACTTGCTTAGACAGAGTGGCATGGTTTTGGCTGCCTGAGCCCCTCCCTGGCTCCACCTGTCCAGTTCTAGGAACGAGCTCTGTGAAGAAGAGCCGACATAAGCCCTTCCTGCATTCCTGAGTGCCTTTGAAGAAGTCTTCCCAGCTCCATCAGAGCAGCTGCCATGAAATCTGAGCTCTGCCATGAAATCTGAACTTTCTGGAGGGCACCTTTCAGGCAGAGAAGTGTGCTCTGTGGGACTCAGGAACTTGGTAAGCAGGAGCCATGGGTTTCTGCCAGAccagggttgccaggttgaggaagaaaaatatacaagatgccaattaaattaatttgaatttcaaataaattttaatgtaagTATACTCCATGTAACATAAGTGATATACTTACACTAAAAATTATTCATGATTTATTTGACATTCATATTGAACTGAATATTCTGTGTTTTATCTGACAAccttatgctctgcccatccttgcCATGATCTCAAGATTTGACCTTGAACTAGTATTTCCTTTCTTGAAGCCTCAGTCTCTTCATTGGCTGATGAACCTAACAATCCTCTCCCTACAGGGTGACTGGATTGGCGGAGCACTCAAGTTACCAGAATCAATACAGTGTGGGCAAGCACAAGCAGGATTTTGCATCATTAACCTCAAATTAGATTACCCTGTGACCACCAACTAGCCTTGACCAATTGGGGCTTCCTGGGCACTGGGGCACTAAGGCACATGCATGGAGAGGCACTGCCCCCTCGTGGCAAAGGAGTCCACCCCCTAAAACCAAGGAAAATAGATAAGGAGACTTCCCTTCTAATCTCCCAGTGTGACCCAAAAACCCTGGCATTTCACATTGGACACTAAGGATGGCTGGGCAGTGGAAGACAAAATTTGCATGCTGTTTCACTCCTTCTTTGGTGGGGGATATTTGGGTTGGAAAAGAGCAGGGACATAACAGGTGCACTGATGCAGTCAAACTGTCCAAAGAGTGCAGAAAACATATGGCTCCTTTAATGGTAGAAAGAAGAAGAGGCTTGAACTTTTCCCTCAACATGTCTCTATCATGCTTGACTTTTCCCTCCAACATAACTTTCTTCAGAAATTGCCCCAAACTCTAATTCTAAACATTCTGAAAAACTCTTACTGTCTGGTATGTCAGCCTCAGAGACCTGAAGGGCTAGATCATCATGGATATAAAGAGATCTGCCAGGCCTTATGGAGGCCAGTAAGATAGCCTGTGGCCAAGTGTAAGTGATGGGCTGCAGAGACCTGGACAGCGGTGGAAGGCtctcagaggaaaagagaagaccaGGGAACCTAAAGCTATTCTCAGGCCAGAGATTAGACAGGTGTTtctgggaaagaga from Saccopteryx leptura isolate mSacLep1 chromosome X, mSacLep1_pri_phased_curated, whole genome shotgun sequence includes:
- the FATE1 gene encoding fetal and adult testis-expressed transcript protein, with protein sequence MAGAPSGIEEEIEISMDEELDPDSRGQNQDHLMIADILDRGTWSLGVPQRRQNLESKAAGAAAGQSVWSMTATRPKKMGTHLPIFRMPREQGHGDVLSQDYPGSFQSMRFHYDRNPATDISSDIDVEEPSRREMKAIRRELRLINGRLCALEDHAVTTRQREAVFLTVLLSVFTANIWLWIRQ